From a single bacterium genomic region:
- a CDS encoding mannose-1-phosphate guanylyltransferase — MIHVAIIAGGKGERFWPFSTRENPKQLLKIASDKTMLEETLDRVSEFVPLERTVIVTGENIRKQILERHPAVKDSNILAEPFGKNTCLAVGFAAIHLFKKDPEGVMVVLSADHFIRPKERLIDILRFGSAIAQRDDVLITIGINPTRPETGYGYIELGDQYDSSDGLISFKVKQFKEKPNRTLAQQYYIGRMHMWNSGMFIWSTKSILSAISRCKPEMYRLLTEYGEKIGTPDEIKARHELFERAEGVSIDVGVLEEANNVVVIKADLIWDDIGSWLALERISTKDKDNNVSIGDTILHESFEVSVVNAGEGILATLGVSDLVVVKTNSVVLVAHKTRVNDIKTLLARMKDDPRYDKYL; from the coding sequence ATGATCCATGTTGCCATAATTGCCGGCGGAAAAGGTGAACGGTTTTGGCCGTTCTCAACCCGCGAAAATCCGAAACAACTGCTCAAAATAGCTTCTGACAAGACGATGCTAGAGGAAACTCTTGATAGAGTGTCCGAATTCGTGCCTTTAGAACGCACCGTAATTGTCACTGGCGAAAACATCAGGAAACAGATTCTTGAACGCCATCCGGCAGTTAAGGATAGTAACATTCTCGCAGAACCATTCGGAAAGAACACCTGTCTGGCCGTAGGCTTTGCCGCAATCCACTTGTTCAAAAAGGACCCAGAGGGTGTCATGGTGGTTCTTTCTGCGGACCACTTCATCCGTCCCAAAGAACGACTTATTGACATACTCCGTTTTGGTTCGGCGATTGCCCAGCGAGATGACGTGCTGATTACTATTGGTATCAATCCGACCAGGCCAGAAACCGGCTACGGTTACATTGAACTTGGCGACCAATACGATTCTTCTGACGGTTTGATTAGCTTCAAGGTCAAGCAGTTCAAGGAGAAGCCAAACCGGACGCTCGCACAGCAGTATTACATTGGCCGGATGCATATGTGGAATTCCGGCATGTTTATTTGGTCGACTAAGTCGATTCTCAGTGCCATTTCAAGATGCAAACCAGAAATGTACCGACTATTGACTGAGTATGGCGAGAAGATCGGAACACCTGATGAGATAAAGGCTCGACACGAGCTATTTGAAAGAGCGGAAGGCGTTTCAATTGACGTTGGTGTTCTGGAAGAAGCCAATAATGTGGTAGTCATTAAAGCGGACTTGATCTGGGATGATATTGGAAGTTGGCTTGCTCTCGAACGGATAAGCACCAAAGACAAAGACAACAATGTCTCAATCGGCGACACAATTTTGCACGAGTCATTTGAAGTATCTGTAGTGAATGCCGGCGAAGGTATTCTTGCCACACTGGGCGTTTCGGATCTTGTAGTAGTCAAGACAAATTCGGTTGTATTAGTTGCACACAAGACACGGGTCAATGACATTAAGACTTTGCTCGCGCGCATGAAGGACGATCCTCGCTACGACAAATACCTGTAA
- a CDS encoding PD40 domain-containing protein — protein MKKSLTLATVCSLILICFAIATSATIKKGATIAFLRNNDVWLMDADGSNQRPFVTGLTNAAGRLTWSPDNKKLAFARRGALQLQYPDLGGHQHAVYDLFYAYTDSSNSFWENITNTMGAQYPEFSRDGSKIMFLHDLNANMANVVKPNYRICFYDTKTFLLRNLDLPASSELMVGSPTMSPDARQVAFVVMRLQGEQFATAGIAIAGVAEFPLKDDVILERANKWQGATAPSWSPDGKWIAFMSSDLSNQALSITSPDLAQKKVLWKPSAGLGFAGGPVSWSPDSKFVVFATQNGSIYKLAIAGGDPVRLSGPGTDYNPSWSN, from the coding sequence ATGAAGAAATCCCTCACCTTAGCTACAGTCTGCAGTCTCATCTTGATTTGTTTCGCGATCGCAACGAGTGCGACTATCAAGAAGGGTGCGACAATCGCCTTCCTGAGAAACAACGATGTTTGGCTGATGGATGCCGATGGGAGCAATCAGCGCCCATTCGTCACCGGATTGACAAATGCCGCTGGACGCCTTACTTGGTCGCCGGACAACAAGAAATTGGCGTTCGCCCGTCGCGGCGCGCTTCAGCTGCAATATCCGGATTTGGGTGGTCATCAGCACGCAGTGTATGATTTGTTTTATGCCTACACCGACTCGAGCAACAGCTTTTGGGAGAATATCACCAACACAATGGGTGCTCAGTATCCCGAGTTTAGCCGCGATGGCAGCAAGATCATGTTTCTTCACGACCTGAATGCCAACATGGCGAATGTCGTAAAACCAAACTATCGAATTTGCTTCTACGACACGAAGACGTTCCTTCTGCGCAATCTTGATCTACCCGCAAGTTCAGAATTGATGGTCGGATCACCGACGATGTCTCCGGACGCACGCCAAGTGGCATTTGTTGTGATGCGACTCCAAGGCGAGCAATTTGCGACTGCTGGTATTGCCATTGCTGGTGTGGCAGAATTCCCACTCAAAGATGATGTGATTCTGGAACGGGCGAACAAGTGGCAAGGCGCAACAGCACCGTCGTGGTCACCTGACGGCAAATGGATAGCCTTTATGTCGAGCGATCTCTCGAACCAGGCTTTATCCATTACATCGCCGGACTTAGCTCAAAAGAAAGTCCTGTGGAAGCCATCAGCCGGTTTGGGATTTGCTGGCGGACCCGTGTCTTGGTCGCCTGACTCGAAGTTTGTGGTGTTTGCTACTCAGAACGGTTCTATCTACAAGTTGGCTATTGCCGGCGGAGATCCGGTTCGCCTCTCTGGCCCTGGAACTGACTACAATCCTTCTTGGTCTAACTAG
- the mtnA gene encoding S-methyl-5-thioribose-1-phosphate isomerase, which yields MNFTTIRWVDNEVEILDQTLLPTQERYVRLTNYHEIVTAIKTLQVRGAPLIGLAAAYAVAMAAMHCRNKIEFAVAVNEIRSARPTAVNLSWAVERMLITYHAFSESPDRNKRLLDLAMQIHDQDARMCDRIGLNGMSLLPAIGTVMTYCNAGALATGGSGTALAVVYQAFRSGKKLGVYACETRPILQGARLTTWELIREGLDVTLIADNMAGYLMAQGIVDCVIVGADRIAINYDVANKIGTYSLAVLAKEHNIPFYVAAPTSTFDNRIASGVDIEIEQRSGNEVSQWGNHRTAPESVRVYNPAFDVTPNHLISAIITDREVIRCGRWVG from the coding sequence ATGAACTTTACTACAATTCGGTGGGTAGATAACGAAGTCGAGATACTAGATCAGACTCTGTTGCCGACTCAAGAGAGATACGTTCGACTGACCAACTATCACGAGATAGTTACGGCAATTAAGACTCTTCAGGTTCGCGGAGCGCCACTCATCGGGCTGGCCGCAGCTTATGCCGTGGCAATGGCGGCAATGCACTGTCGCAATAAGATCGAGTTCGCGGTTGCGGTCAACGAAATTAGATCAGCACGTCCCACGGCAGTCAATTTAAGCTGGGCGGTAGAGCGAATGCTGATAACTTATCACGCATTTTCTGAATCGCCCGACCGCAACAAACGACTGCTGGATCTCGCGATGCAGATACACGACCAAGATGCACGTATGTGTGACCGAATCGGCTTGAATGGAATGAGTCTGCTTCCTGCTATCGGTACAGTGATGACTTACTGCAATGCCGGGGCGCTTGCAACGGGAGGAAGTGGCACGGCGCTGGCAGTCGTTTACCAGGCCTTTCGTTCCGGCAAGAAACTCGGTGTCTACGCCTGTGAAACAAGACCAATATTACAAGGAGCGCGGCTTACAACCTGGGAATTGATTCGCGAAGGCCTCGACGTTACGTTGATTGCCGACAATATGGCCGGATACCTTATGGCACAAGGGATTGTCGACTGCGTGATTGTCGGAGCGGATAGAATTGCTATAAACTATGACGTCGCCAATAAGATCGGCACGTACTCATTGGCGGTTCTGGCAAAAGAACACAATATCCCATTCTATGTCGCTGCGCCAACATCGACATTTGACAATCGCATCGCTTCCGGCGTGGACATTGAAATTGAACAACGCTCCGGCAATGAAGTCAGTCAATGGGGAAATCACCGAACAGCTCCGGAAAGCGTCCGAGTATACAATCCAGCATTCGATGTGACTCCGAATCATCTGATTTCTGCCATCATTACGGACCGGGAAGTGATCCGTTGCGGCAGGTGGGTGGGTTAG
- a CDS encoding TIGR01458 family HAD-type hydrolase — translation MDFSLIKTFLFDLDGTLTVDGLPIPGAAEALTSLKAKGLAVRICTNTTTMSRDTMSRRLRQIGLPIEPAEVFSAPSAAGEFLRQHRIERCLKLLSDDVKHDFVEFEEDDSNPERIVIGDIGGSWDYALMSKLFSLVMNGSKIIALHKGRYWLSEGRLKLDIGAFITGLEYATCVEAQIIGKPSTDFYKMALASVKCSADEACMIGDDLINDIQGAQNCGIKGILVKTGKYLQDKVSTASIKPDLIVDSVADLPDFLV, via the coding sequence TTGGATTTTAGCTTAATCAAGACTTTTCTGTTTGACCTTGACGGTACGTTAACAGTTGACGGCCTTCCGATACCGGGAGCTGCCGAAGCTCTCACGTCGCTAAAGGCAAAGGGATTGGCCGTTCGTATCTGCACAAACACTACTACTATGTCCAGGGATACAATGAGTCGCAGACTTCGGCAGATTGGGCTGCCAATTGAACCAGCGGAAGTCTTCAGTGCTCCTTCAGCTGCTGGCGAATTCCTCCGTCAGCATCGTATCGAGAGATGCCTGAAGTTGCTGTCAGATGACGTTAAGCATGATTTCGTCGAGTTTGAAGAAGACGACAGCAATCCGGAGCGGATTGTCATCGGTGACATTGGTGGTAGCTGGGACTATGCTTTAATGTCGAAATTGTTCTCTCTCGTGATGAATGGTTCGAAGATTATCGCTCTTCACAAGGGTCGATATTGGCTAAGTGAAGGGCGCCTCAAACTCGACATTGGTGCGTTTATAACCGGCCTTGAATATGCGACTTGTGTTGAAGCGCAAATAATCGGCAAACCTTCGACGGATTTCTACAAGATGGCGCTTGCGAGCGTCAAGTGCAGCGCCGACGAAGCCTGTATGATTGGCGATGACCTCATCAACGACATCCAGGGTGCTCAGAATTGTGGGATAAAAGGAATTCTGGTAAAAACGGGAAAGTACCTTCAGGACAAAGTATCGACAGCCAGTATTAAGCCGGATTTGATAGTTGACTCAGTTGCGGATTTGCCTGATTTTCTGGTTTAA